Part of the Aquarana catesbeiana isolate 2022-GZ linkage group LG12, ASM4218655v1, whole genome shotgun sequence genome, GGTTCATGTATATATTCTGGTGCAGACGTCATGtctggtgtgcagcgtggagcagcaggaaggtgagcggggtccggaccacagcagagcaactagcagatggcacacCTGGTGTGCAACATTGGGGCAATATAGCGAAAGGTGAGCGGGGACCAGGGAGAGAGGACTGAGCatcaggggatcagcagagttggtgGATTGGAGCAtgagaaactagcaatgtcacataTGGCACACAGTGTGGGAGCAACATAGCGGAAGGTGAGTggagaccagagagagaggagaatcagcaaaccagaggatcagcagagctgggggttactactgagcagaggatcagcagagctgggggttactactaagcgtggcatcagcagagctgggggttactactaagcggggcatcagcagagctgggggttactactgagcggggcatcagcagagcttggggttactactgagtgtgggatcagcagagctgggggttactactaagcggggcatcagcagagcttggggttactactgagcggggcatcagcagagctgggggttactactgagcgggggatcagcagagctgggggttactactgagcgggggatcagcagagctgggggttactactgagcgggggatcagcagagctggaggttactactgagtgggggatcagcagagctggtggaTTGGAGCATGAGAAACTAGCATTGTCACATATGGCACACAGTGTGGGAGCAACATAGCGGAAGGTGAGTggagaccagagagagaggagaatcagcaaaccagaggatcagcagagctttgggttactactgagcgggggatcagcagaggtgggcattactactgagtgggggagcCAGCTAAGCTGGGGGTagtactgagcaggggatctgctgaacgagagtACTTATGAGCTGGAAACCTGCTGAACAGGGGtaataatgagctggggatctgctgagtgggtgTAATACTGAGCctgggttctactgggcccctttaaaataaatagaagatctgaacaaattaatgggggaggggcaactacataacaaatgatgtttaatgtagaaaaatgtaaaataatgcatttgggtggcaaaaatctgaatgcaatctatacactggggggagaacctctgggggaatctaggatggaaaaggacctgggggtcctagtagatgataggctcagcaatggcaggcaatgccaagctgctgctaacaaagcaaacagaatattggcattaaaagggggatcaactccagagataaaacgataattctcccactctacaagactctggtccggccgcacctggagtatgctgtccagttctgggcaccagtcctcaggaaggatgtactggaaatggagcgagtacaaagaagggcaacaaagctaataaagggtctggaggatcttagttatgaggaaaggttgcgagctctgaacttattctctctggagaagagacgcttgagaggggatatgatttcaatttacaaatactgtactggtgaccccacaatagggagaaaactttttcgcggaagggagtttaacaagactcggggccactcattaacattagaagaaaagaggtttaaccttaaactacgtagagggttctttactgtaagagcggcaaggatgtggaattcccttccacaggcagtggtctcagcggggagcattgatagcttcaagaaactattagataatcacctgaatgaccgcaatatacagggatatgtaatgtaatactgacacattatcacacacataggttggacttgatggacttgtgtcttttttcagcctcacctactatgtaacacacaCACAAGGCAGTTGCCAAGCTTCAATAAAGCTTCAAAAtagcatcactgaagcatcaaaaacacattaaaaaacaagttaaagtggtaggcgctttaatgtgtgcgaaagtcaaagcaagtgtaaatgatcccttaaagggtACGTAACCCcaacaataaacattttttttcttccttttggtctGATAAATAATTCACTGAATGCATTTTGTTCTACCTGTTTCAGCCCAACCGTAACTCACGCTCCATTGTACGTTAATGAGGTCCTCCATTTCGTTTAAGAATCAGCATGAAGTTATTTTGTTCCGGTTACCATGTCactaaatattttttctttggttTTCAGAAAAAACAGAGGCCATGTCTAATGAAGACAACGCCAAAGAGACTCCTGCCAATGAGTGCCCCGTCTGCTATGAACGCCTCCAAAACCCAAGTACATCCGAGCGGAGGTTGAGCTGCGGCcactccttctgccatgactgtttgGTGAAGTATCTTGTGACGGCCAAGAAAGAGGGCTCAATAAAAAAGAACATCATCTGTCCTCTGTGCCGATATGTGACCTTTCTCACCAACAGGGGCCTTATTTTACCTCCACGGACTGGAGAACTCAACAAGATCTTGGAAGTTCCCGTCACTCCATCAGGCCTAAGGCACGCGCCTTCGCTTCTCAGAAACCCCAACACTTTGGTCGTCCCCATCACCGAGACAAGTGAGTCAGACAACTCTCACCTTTCCAGGTGCACCTGCCTCGGAGACGCCAACCTCGACTCGGTCAACCACGCGTACGGTTCCCAAATCTTTGTCATCAGCGACCAAGGGCAGCCAATGTATAACGAGGACGTAATCGCCGATACGCCAACCCACCATGTTGATGCCAGGGCCCACTGCTGCCGGTCTCCATCCATAGTGTTGGTCCTGTTGCTAATATTTCTTGTGGCTGTCATGGCGGCGGTGTTGCCGTGGATACTTTTGGTCAAAAAAGCGTGAAGAAGACTCCTCCATGTAATGTAATAATCGTGATCGTGACTAGTGGAAGGGATGTCTCTCCTCCTTTCAGAAGACCTTCTGAGATGATGTCTAGATTGGTCATGGAGGAGGACAAGACTGTTTGGACTAAAAAGTTTGGGTTAGTTTCTAGGAACACGTGGAGACAGTGATTTTTGTTGAATTTATTTAGGTGTCCAGTAGAAGAACTGGTTTTGGGGAGCCATCAGATCATCCCTTTTAATGTCTCATTCAGGTCCACTTTGGGATGTGGACATCTGATGGAGCCCTGGGCCTTATAAATGTGTAAGCTccgtgtcagagcttacacagagtCAATGACTTTCTCTACTACCAGCCCGCCAGAGAAACCCTGGAAATTGGCCAAACCCACCATCCCAGAAATTGAGGCAGAAGGTCACATGTTCCCCCCCATGTGTAGAAGTACTGGGTAGTCTTGAGGTATCCAACACACAAATGGAGTAGTGGTGACGAGTGACGAAGAAATTAAAGAACCTTTGCTCTTTGGGAATGGGACAAAATTGAAAATCATTAGGCTATTTTCTCAGTTTGAATGTTATTCAATCATTGAAAATAgaatgtctctgagtgtctccgagtgtctccgagtgtcaccGCGTGGTCTCAGAGCGTTGCTTTGCctccggcacccccgcacctctggccacatgcggtactgcaaagacaagcagtggctgtggaacggattatctgagcttccattatttcctatggggaaactcgctttgatatacgagtgctttggattacaagcattcttctggaactaattatgctcgtaatccaaggcatTACCGTAAGTAGTCATTTTCATATGCCCGTGGGACTTTTCAGAAGCTTCACCAAACACCAACGAATCAacagttactttaaaaaaaaaaaatccaatttatatTTACTTATAAAAGTCATTAGGTTATTTTCTCTGcaggtcaaatgttattcattCAAACAGGATAGCTTGACTCAGGGAAATACCACAGCACGGTCACTAGATGGAGGTGATGATCATATGAAAATGACTAGTAATTCTTTTTTTCATCAGCTCCTTCTAGTGGTCGTAATATGGTATTTCCCTGAGTCACTCTAAGctgtatgaatgaataacattcaacCTGGAAGGAAAAATAGCCTAATGGCTTTCGTTTTTGTTCCCATTCTCACAGAACAAATGTGAATGCAGTTTCACAGGATCAATAGGtctgctttttatatatatatatatatatacaccccaatGTGTACTCTCATTTTTGTGTATATACAGGAGGTTCTGTTATAAATCCTGGAGTCACGGGAAATCGGTGGTGGGCCCACACGAATCTGCAACGTGTCTCCTTTCATTGTCTAACCTGAAAGAAATGGACtgttttagttgctatggaca contains:
- the RNF222 gene encoding RING finger protein 222 codes for the protein MSNEDNAKETPANECPVCYERLQNPSTSERRLSCGHSFCHDCLVKYLVTAKKEGSIKKNIICPLCRYVTFLTNRGLILPPRTGELNKILEVPVTPSGLRHAPSLLRNPNTLVVPITETSESDNSHLSRCTCLGDANLDSVNHAYGSQIFVISDQGQPMYNEDVIADTPTHHVDARAHCCRSPSIVLVLLLIFLVAVMAAVLPWILLVKKA